A genome region from Alicyclobacillus acidocaldarius subsp. acidocaldarius DSM 446 includes the following:
- a CDS encoding autoinducer 2 ABC transporter substrate-binding protein — translation MKLRTKKAKHKALGGLAAAALVATVTGCGTVATTASTPNSNAGSAAASSSKPIKVAFIPKEIGIPYFTGADQGAQSVAPKLHIQLTYNGPTQASAADQVSMINSYVAQGYNVIAVSANDPTSLAPALESAMRRGVKVITWDSDVIPSARQFFVDQATAQGIGTTLVQITAEHFKSQKNVEVGILSSTPTNPNQNAWIAVMKQAIQSKYKNLHIVTIQYDQEQPDVGLTAAENMLRAYPQMKAIISPDSVGVPAAAEAVEKLGLKGKVFVTGLADPIQMKQYVNDGTVQEFVLWDVPKLGALTMYVARAVVDGTMPVNGTFKCALGSFKVQNRVVLLGNPTIFNKSNINNANY, via the coding sequence ATGAAGCTCCGCACGAAAAAGGCGAAACACAAGGCTCTGGGTGGATTGGCAGCCGCAGCGCTCGTGGCCACTGTGACGGGGTGTGGTACTGTCGCGACCACCGCGTCCACGCCCAATTCGAATGCCGGGAGCGCAGCAGCCTCGTCGTCCAAACCGATCAAGGTTGCCTTTATCCCGAAGGAAATCGGCATACCGTACTTCACAGGCGCGGATCAAGGGGCCCAATCTGTTGCACCGAAGCTTCACATTCAACTCACGTATAACGGGCCGACGCAGGCAAGCGCAGCTGATCAGGTTTCGATGATCAACAGCTACGTTGCCCAAGGTTACAACGTCATTGCTGTGTCCGCGAATGATCCCACTTCTTTGGCCCCAGCGTTGGAATCTGCAATGCGCAGGGGCGTGAAGGTCATTACGTGGGACTCTGATGTCATCCCGTCGGCGCGCCAGTTCTTTGTCGACCAGGCGACAGCGCAAGGCATTGGCACCACTCTTGTACAGATCACGGCGGAACATTTTAAGAGCCAGAAGAATGTCGAGGTTGGCATTCTGTCGTCCACCCCGACAAATCCGAATCAGAACGCCTGGATCGCGGTCATGAAACAGGCGATTCAGAGCAAGTACAAGAACTTGCATATCGTAACCATTCAGTACGATCAGGAGCAACCTGACGTGGGATTGACGGCCGCTGAAAACATGTTGCGAGCCTATCCACAGATGAAGGCGATAATATCTCCGGATTCTGTTGGAGTCCCTGCTGCAGCAGAAGCCGTCGAAAAACTGGGCCTTAAGGGTAAAGTGTTCGTTACCGGACTCGCGGATCCAATTCAAATGAAGCAATATGTGAATGACGGGACTGTCCAGGAATTCGTGCTGTGGGACGTGCCGAAACTGGGTGCTCTCACCATGTATGTCGCTCGGGCCGTGGTAGATGGTACAATGCCTGTAAACGGCACGTTCAAGTGTGCGTTGGGTTCGTTCAAGGTGCAAAATAGAGTTGTACTTTTGGGCAATCCAACAATATTTAACAAATCGAACATCAACAATGCGAATTACTGA
- a CDS encoding DeoR/GlpR family DNA-binding transcription regulator: MLPAERQRAILQYLNERGSIRVKELSRMFSVTEETVRRDLHILEMEGKLRRSHGGAVRIDDDTPAETSYLVRESEHVPEKMAIARTAITYVEPGDSIILDASSTALHVANALPNMPLTVLTNSVKIAMELAPKDKIEVISTGGILRASSLSYVGPMAEEAIARFHVNKAFLSCKGVHVDHGFTESNALQALVKRKMVEISDTLFLLADHSKIQVRDFTKVGDVDEIDVLITDADTPDDDLRRFEALGVKVVKAEKE; the protein is encoded by the coding sequence ATGCTCCCAGCCGAACGACAGCGAGCCATCCTGCAATACCTGAACGAACGCGGCAGCATCCGCGTGAAAGAACTCAGTCGCATGTTCTCCGTGACCGAGGAGACCGTGCGGAGAGACCTGCACATCCTTGAGATGGAGGGCAAACTGCGCCGCAGTCACGGCGGCGCAGTTCGCATTGACGACGACACGCCTGCAGAGACGTCGTACCTGGTGCGCGAGTCGGAGCATGTGCCGGAGAAGATGGCCATCGCGAGAACCGCCATCACGTACGTGGAACCGGGCGACAGCATCATCCTGGACGCCAGCAGCACGGCGCTGCACGTGGCCAACGCGCTGCCCAACATGCCGCTCACGGTGTTGACGAATTCAGTGAAGATCGCCATGGAGCTCGCGCCCAAGGACAAAATCGAAGTGATTTCGACAGGTGGGATTCTTCGGGCGAGCTCGTTGTCGTACGTCGGCCCGATGGCGGAAGAGGCTATCGCGCGGTTTCACGTGAACAAGGCGTTTTTGTCGTGCAAGGGCGTGCACGTCGATCACGGCTTTACCGAATCGAACGCGCTCCAGGCGCTCGTGAAGCGCAAGATGGTGGAGATCTCGGACACGTTATTCCTCCTGGCGGATCATAGCAAGATCCAGGTGCGCGACTTCACCAAGGTGGGCGATGTGGACGAGATCGACGTGCTCATCACGGATGCGGACACGCCGGACGACGATTTGCGGCGGTTCGAAGCGTTGGGTGTGAAAGTCGTGAAGGCGGAAAAAGAATGA
- a CDS encoding LutC/YkgG family protein produces the protein MDIDVGITGAVCGVADTGTLVVTTGGVAGRTVHQVPLVHLVVMREIQIVQSLGDAMARLREVAPSGRIPAYVHFISGPSRSSDIENDQTIGVHGPARVICFLLQDGTEGA, from the coding sequence CTGGACATCGACGTCGGCATCACCGGCGCGGTCTGCGGCGTCGCGGATACGGGGACCCTGGTGGTGACGACGGGAGGCGTCGCAGGCCGCACCGTGCACCAGGTCCCGCTCGTGCACCTCGTGGTGATGCGCGAGATCCAAATTGTGCAGAGCCTGGGCGACGCCATGGCCCGCCTGCGAGAGGTCGCCCCAAGCGGGCGCATCCCTGCATACGTGCACTTCATCAGCGGCCCAAGCCGATCGTCCGACATCGAGAACGATCAGACCATCGGCGTGCACGGCCCCGCGCGCGTGATCTGCTTCCTTCTGCAGGATGGCACAGAAGGCGCGTGA
- a CDS encoding IS1634 family transposase, which translates to MREAFQLFGPVRSYVMGPAPVLARLIDELKWVEIIDEFVPRPDSKLSVGLRTKALLVNIGTNREALYRVEEFYAQRDVEVLLGSGVSADDLHDDALARALDALYDAGLEALYARIALHTLRRLRVLSDSNELIPIHADTTSLSMTGEYLDQTAFRIDRGFSKDHRPDLKQIVFGLCTVHGLGLCANVNPGNLDDHTWNFENIQQLLSQLDEETRKRSVYVADAALVTKDNLELLAEEDFHFISRLPGTYKLSEDLKRAAWEKENSWKEVGRLAEAEDSAHYRIQAFRRTLYGRTYRFVVVRSSSLDTRKERKLKEVLKREKAALEKAAKAMSQNVYSCEQDAQMAMQTFMHEHRATLHPISARICAEQVQAKRARRGRPRKDDPPPPVHTQYRVEVAILPPSEERVQQWREKEATFVLITDIRDDQRVSDEQILRLYKEQHEVEARFRYLKSPYHVGPIYLHKPTRVKAFGFVMLLSLLLYSVLEYLIREKMKRETEPLMLPGNRKSFRPTGLAILEMLDGVTTVHMQVGDTWQRVPATPHNPQIMRVLKLLNMDLSIYTEAQKTA; encoded by the coding sequence GTGCGGGAGGCTTTCCAGTTGTTCGGTCCAGTTCGCTCGTATGTCATGGGGCCTGCGCCCGTTTTAGCCAGACTGATCGACGAGTTGAAGTGGGTAGAGATTATCGACGAGTTCGTGCCACGTCCGGATAGCAAACTGTCCGTCGGGCTGCGTACCAAGGCGTTGCTGGTTAATATCGGCACGAATCGCGAAGCCCTCTACCGGGTGGAGGAGTTCTACGCGCAACGGGATGTGGAAGTCCTGCTTGGAAGCGGCGTCTCCGCAGACGATCTCCATGATGACGCTTTGGCCCGGGCTCTGGATGCCTTGTACGACGCAGGTCTCGAGGCATTATACGCGCGTATCGCCCTCCACACGCTACGCAGACTCCGGGTGCTCAGCGATTCCAACGAACTCATCCCCATCCATGCGGATACCACGTCGCTCTCTATGACAGGCGAGTACCTGGACCAAACAGCGTTTCGCATTGACCGGGGATTCTCCAAGGACCACCGGCCTGATCTCAAGCAAATTGTGTTTGGACTTTGCACCGTCCATGGTCTGGGGCTATGCGCGAACGTCAACCCTGGGAACTTGGACGATCACACATGGAATTTCGAGAACATCCAGCAACTCCTGAGCCAGCTCGATGAGGAGACGCGAAAGAGAAGCGTCTACGTCGCGGACGCGGCGTTGGTGACGAAGGACAACCTTGAGCTTTTGGCGGAGGAAGACTTCCATTTCATCTCACGACTGCCGGGGACGTATAAGCTGTCCGAGGACCTGAAGAGAGCGGCATGGGAGAAAGAAAACAGCTGGAAAGAAGTCGGTCGGCTCGCTGAGGCGGAAGACAGCGCCCATTACAGGATCCAGGCCTTCCGTCGCACGCTGTACGGGCGAACGTATCGATTCGTCGTGGTGCGCTCCTCCAGCCTGGATACCCGGAAGGAGCGTAAGCTCAAAGAGGTGCTCAAGCGTGAGAAGGCTGCGCTGGAGAAAGCGGCCAAGGCGATGAGCCAAAACGTCTACAGTTGTGAACAAGATGCGCAGATGGCCATGCAGACCTTCATGCACGAACACCGTGCCACTTTGCATCCCATCTCCGCCCGCATATGTGCCGAGCAGGTGCAGGCAAAACGCGCGCGCCGCGGTCGCCCGCGCAAAGATGACCCGCCACCGCCGGTGCATACACAGTACCGTGTGGAAGTGGCGATCTTACCGCCTTCTGAGGAGCGGGTTCAGCAGTGGCGAGAGAAGGAAGCGACGTTTGTGCTCATCACCGACATCCGCGATGATCAGCGTGTGTCAGATGAACAGATCCTCCGCCTGTATAAGGAACAACACGAGGTGGAGGCGCGTTTTCGGTATCTGAAAAGCCCGTATCACGTGGGTCCCATCTACCTGCATAAGCCGACACGGGTGAAAGCGTTCGGTTTCGTCATGCTGTTATCCCTGCTCTTGTATAGCGTATTGGAATATCTCATCCGAGAGAAGATGAAGCGGGAAACGGAACCGCTCATGCTGCCAGGCAATCGAAAGAGTTTTCGTCCAACAGGGTTGGCCATCCTCGAGATGCTGGATGGAGTGACGACCGTGCACATGCAGGTCGGCGACACGTGGCAGCGAGTACCTGCAACGCCTCATAATCCTCAGATCA